The stretch of DNA GTTGTTCCACACCTTCGTGTTACGTGACGGGATCCTCGACAGGATGGCATTGTGGCCGGCCAGGCGACCACGGCCACAACGGCGTTCATAATCCCGTCACCAAACAATGTGCGCAACCGAATGTTTCACAGGCCGTAGCGCCGATGCGGACTAATTCTCGCCGAGGTCCGGCCAATATGCCCTTAGTTACGTTGTACCCCACTGGTTTCCAGCACGACTGACGATGTTGCGCCTCGGCGGAGGTAGCCGGGGATCGCTTGGACCTCGGGCCCGATGTGGATACCGCGGTGGATGACACTGGGATCCCGTGGCACTGAGACAGAACAGCGACGAAGTTGGTCATCGCCATGGCGTAATTGGCATGAGAACCGCCGGTTCCCAACAGGGAGCCCGCTCCGATTCCAGCGTTGACGATGATGCGGTCAAGCGAGCCGAACGCTTCGGCGAAGGAGTGAACCACTTCCGTTACAGCCACTGGATCGGTGACGTCGAGTGCGCGCGTCTCCACGCGCTGGCCGGTGGCCGTGCGAATCTCGTCGGCGAGGGAGTTCAGGCGGGCGGTGCGTCGGGCGCACAGTCCCAGGTCGTAGCCGAGAGCGGCGAACTAGCGGGACATCTCTTCGCCCAGGCCTGAACTGGCGCCGGTGATGACGATAACGCCGCGGTGCGCCCGCGTCGCCTCGCCGCATACGCCGTCACCCGCCGACGGCCGATCCAACTGGCCTCCCATGCGAACGATCATCGAGCGACTACGGCCGCAGAGTCCAACAGTGCCCCAAGAGGACTGCCCCCGTCCAACCGCACACCCAAGCCACTAAGAAGTCAACGCATCCCGCCGCCGATAACACGCAACTAGGTTCACGCATACACGATTCAACTGCACCGAGCATCTCCCTATTGAGTGCCGACAGAAAGCCAGACCGTAAATGCCCCACCCCGATGCAGAAGCTTTGAAAGTGGTGGTGGTGCAAACCCCCCGAGGTGGACGTCAACGAGGTCATCGTCCGGCCCGCCGCCGCCACACACTAACCGGCGTCGGCGGCGTCATCGGCGGGGTGATCTACGCGGTGATCTAGTGGACGCCGAGGGTGCGGAGGTGTTCGATCATGGTGTCGAGGGCGGCTTCCAGCGGAGTGGCGTCTCGGCGCACCTGGCTGAGCAGCAGGCCACCTTGGACGGCGGCTAGCGTCGCGAGTGCCAGGTTGTCGACGTCGGTGCCGTCGGGTAGTTCGCCGCGTGCTTCGATGACGCTCAGCCCGTCGCGAATCATGTTCTCCCACAGAACAAACGACCGCGCGACCTGCGCGCGGGCAAGCGGGTCGGTTTCGGCGAGCTCGTTGCCCAGCGATCCGATGGGGCAGCCGCCTACACAGCCCAGGTCGCGCATCGTGTCGACCATGATGTCGCGCCACCGCCGCAGGTCCTCGAGGCATTCCAGGCGGTCGAAACCGAGATGCTGTACCGCCAGCACTTGATCGGTCTGGAAGTCGATGACGGCTGCAACAAGGTCACCTTTGTCGGCGAAGTAGTGATACATCTGCGACGTGCTCACCGCCGCGGCTTCCTGGATGTCCTCGATGGTGGTGCGGGCCACCCCACGCTGGGACATCAATTCGGCGGCGGCCGCCACGATCCGTTCTCGGGTCGCGCGTCCCTTGGGGGTCAGTTTCTCTGGTGCAGTCGTAGGCATTCGAAGCCACCTTCTACTGGACGCCGTCGATGATGCCGGCCACTGGTCCATTGGAGTCCGTAAAAAATGGAGTGTCAACTCCAGAATTTTGTTTAGCTGGGGGGCCCGTTTGGAGTTGACACTCCATTTTTCCGGGCGCAAGCTCGCGTCGGAAAGTTTTATCACGCCGGAACCCGTTGTGTGGCACCGGTATACGTTTGAAAGGCTGCCTGATGACTACCACCGCAGACGCCCACCCGACCACGATCGCCGACCGCGTCGCCAAGATGCACGAGGGGATTGCCGCTCAAATCCCGGGTGAGGTACTCGATGTGTTCCGTGCCGAGCACGCTGACCTCGATGCCCGCGGCATCCCCACTGGCATCGCACAACCCGGCGATACGCTCGGCGATTTCGAACTGCTGGATGTGCACCGCACGCCGACCACACTGTCGGCCGCGCTGGACGGGCGCCCCGCGGTGGTCGTGCTCTACCGCGGCGCGTGGTGCCCCTACTGCAATCTGGCGCTGCGCGCCTACCAGGAGGACCTCGTCCCCCCACTGGCTGACAAGGGCGTTGCACTGGTGGCCATCAGCCCACAGAAGTCCGACGGCTCACTGTCGGCCCAGGAGAAGAACCCGCTGACCTTCACCGTGCTGTCCGATCCGGGCAACAAGATCGCCAACCGGCTCGGCGTGATGACCGTATCCCCCGACGATGCCCGAGCCGCGCAGCGCGCGATGGGTTTAGACCTGCCCGAGGTCAATGCAGACGGCACACACGACATACCCATGCCCACCGTCGTCATCGTCGACCCGACCGGGGTGATCCGCTGGATCGACG from Mycobacterium sp. JS623 encodes:
- a CDS encoding TetR/AcrR family transcriptional regulator codes for the protein MPTTAPEKLTPKGRATRERIVAAAAELMSQRGVARTTIEDIQEAAAVSTSQMYHYFADKGDLVAAVIDFQTDQVLAVQHLGFDRLECLEDLRRWRDIMVDTMRDLGCVGGCPIGSLGNELAETDPLARAQVARSFVLWENMIRDGLSVIEARGELPDGTDVDNLALATLAAVQGGLLLSQVRRDATPLEAALDTMIEHLRTLGVH
- a CDS encoding peroxiredoxin-like family protein gives rise to the protein MTTTADAHPTTIADRVAKMHEGIAAQIPGEVLDVFRAEHADLDARGIPTGIAQPGDTLGDFELLDVHRTPTTLSAALDGRPAVVVLYRGAWCPYCNLALRAYQEDLVPPLADKGVALVAISPQKSDGSLSAQEKNPLTFTVLSDPGNKIANRLGVMTVSPDDARAAQRAMGLDLPEVNADGTHDIPMPTVVIVDPTGVIRWIDVHPNYTTRTEVSDILAALDALS
- a CDS encoding SDR family NAD(P)-dependent oxidoreductase, which translates into the protein MGLCARRTARLNSLADEIRTATGQRVETRALDVTDPVAVTEVVHSFAEAFGSLDRIIVNAGIGAGSLLGTGGSHANYAMAMTNFVAVLSQCHGIPVSSTAVSTSGPRSKRSPATSAEAQHRQSCWKPVGYNVTKGILAGPRRELVRIGATACETFGCAHCLVTGL